A stretch of Williamwhitmania sp. DNA encodes these proteins:
- a CDS encoding glycosyltransferase family 39 protein produces the protein FLAAYRLWGREAARWAVILMQVIPLFSFGVGAFVIPDNALAFFWMVGVYCLIRYRESKELRWILWWGAAAGLAMLSKYHGILMWFTFGCCILLFPEWRKLLREPKLYLAVLISLVVYSPDLYWNYTHHWVSLLYQFGKGAPGGRFSFVLFLQGLGGQMVYLYPWVMITFLTTIILFLRKNRSETRWLAWFALMPIAIFSVVGFFQTVLPHWPLPGYLTGLLLLSGLMVQWPARKAIRFTAITGGLTLVLGLMLAFQSRTGFLKLSPKNDLTLDGQGWDKLANYLEQKGLVNDSTVLVTHRWFLSGELEWALGGKGLVTALDGRLANGYNQWMPINRLTGMRAFFVTTSRYTSNPATDFGNTFSSCTLMDSLATKRSMGNGKTFYLWDCGTIENK, from the coding sequence TTTTTGGCTGCCTACCGGTTGTGGGGTAGGGAAGCTGCCCGGTGGGCAGTAATATTGATGCAGGTAATTCCCCTTTTTTCATTTGGCGTTGGTGCCTTTGTTATTCCCGATAATGCGCTTGCCTTTTTTTGGATGGTAGGTGTTTATTGCCTCATTCGTTACCGTGAATCCAAGGAGCTGCGCTGGATACTTTGGTGGGGTGCTGCTGCTGGCTTGGCTATGCTTTCCAAATACCATGGCATTCTAATGTGGTTTACCTTTGGTTGCTGCATCCTACTATTTCCGGAATGGCGAAAGTTGCTTCGCGAGCCTAAACTTTACTTAGCGGTTTTGATTAGCTTAGTGGTTTACTCACCCGATCTTTATTGGAACTATACCCATCATTGGGTCTCCCTCCTATACCAGTTTGGTAAGGGAGCTCCAGGTGGACGATTTTCTTTCGTTCTGTTTTTACAAGGGTTGGGGGGGCAGATGGTTTACCTATATCCTTGGGTAATGATAACCTTTCTTACCACGATAATACTCTTCCTTCGAAAGAATCGATCCGAAACTCGCTGGTTAGCTTGGTTTGCGTTAATGCCAATTGCCATTTTTTCAGTTGTTGGATTTTTCCAGACTGTTTTACCGCACTGGCCTCTACCGGGTTATCTCACAGGACTACTTTTGCTGTCTGGCTTAATGGTTCAGTGGCCAGCACGCAAGGCTATTCGGTTTACTGCAATTACCGGCGGATTAACCTTAGTGCTTGGACTGATGCTGGCATTTCAGAGCCGAACTGGATTCCTCAAACTCTCACCTAAAAACGATCTTACACTCGACGGCCAAGGTTGGGATAAGTTAGCCAATTACCTTGAGCAGAAAGGATTGGTAAACGACTCCACCGTTTTAGTTACCCATCGCTGGTTTTTGAGTGGTGAGTTGGAGTGGGCGTTGGGTGGAAAGGGATTGGTAACTGCGCTAGACGGTAGGCTCGCCAATGGCTACAACCAGTGGATGCCCATCAACAGATTAACAGGGATGCGTGCCTTCTTTGTTACCACTTCGCGTTACACCTCCAATCCTGCAACCGATTTTGGCAACACATTTTCCTCTTGCACTTTGATGGATTCGCTGGCTACCAAACGCAGCATGGGGAATGGAAAAACCTTCTATCTCTGGGATTGTGGAACTATTGAGAACAAATAA